One part of the Granulicella arctica genome encodes these proteins:
- a CDS encoding GNAT family N-acetyltransferase, translated as MQSVDEMEEKRLRQPEIEMRPLAEGEDGTAFRTLNEEWISRFFVLEAKDHEVLGNPGAILSKGGRVLMVYADGVAVGCVALIPMGDGVYELSKMAVSPELRGLGIGRRLLTYAVAQAREMGAVSLFLGSSWKLANAVHLYESIGFVHVPAERIPPMEYARAEVFMEMVL; from the coding sequence ATGCAGAGCGTGGATGAGATGGAAGAGAAGAGGTTGAGGCAGCCGGAGATTGAGATGCGGCCGTTGGCAGAGGGTGAGGATGGGACGGCGTTCCGGACGCTGAATGAGGAGTGGATCTCGCGCTTCTTTGTGCTGGAGGCGAAGGACCATGAGGTGCTGGGGAATCCGGGGGCGATTTTGAGCAAGGGCGGGCGCGTCCTGATGGTGTATGCGGATGGGGTGGCGGTGGGTTGTGTGGCGCTGATCCCGATGGGGGATGGGGTGTATGAGCTGTCGAAGATGGCGGTGTCGCCGGAGCTGCGCGGGTTGGGGATCGGGCGGCGGTTGTTGACGTATGCGGTGGCGCAGGCGCGGGAGATGGGGGCGGTGTCGCTGTTTCTGGGGAGCAGCTGGAAGCTGGCGAATGCGGTGCATCTGTATGAGTCGATCGGGTTCGTGCATGTGCCGGCGGAGCGGATTCCGCCGATGGAGTATGCGCGGGCGGAGGTGTTTATGGAGATGGTGTTGTAG
- the lpdA gene encoding dihydrolipoyl dehydrogenase, protein MADTIFDVVVLGGGPAGYTCAIRASQYGLKAALVDANERLGGTCLLWGCIPTKAMLFSAELWDHLKHADRYGIEGVEGRTVNWAGVLARKDDVISRHTKGLDFLMKKNKINAIKGYGRLTGPAKDGVHTIEVKGADGKTSTVKAKKVVLATGSDARMLPGYTADETIMTNIEILKTPTMPKSLVVVGAGAVGVEFASVFKSFGAEVTVLEALPRIVNVEDEDISKELLRLYKKRGIEVHVGAKVDKIEKNKDGALVHFTTSDGKGQTKQAEKVLVAVGRAPRTYDCGLDKTNIKPDRGFIVTNEWMETTEPGVYAIGDIVAGLPQLAHVGGMSGLVVAAKLAGKYAKPVRRDRIPGCTYTDPQIASVGLTETQAKAKGLQVKVGKFPFVGNSKATILDAHDGFIKVVADAKYGEILGVHIIGPYATEIIAEAVTAIELEATVEEMMFTVHAHPTVAEALLDGFSSVEGMAVNV, encoded by the coding sequence TTGGCGGATACGATCTTTGATGTGGTGGTGCTGGGTGGTGGACCGGCTGGGTATACGTGCGCGATTCGCGCTTCGCAGTATGGGCTGAAGGCGGCGCTGGTGGATGCGAATGAACGGCTGGGCGGGACGTGTCTGCTGTGGGGTTGCATTCCGACGAAGGCGATGCTGTTTTCGGCGGAGCTTTGGGATCACCTGAAGCATGCGGATCGTTACGGGATCGAGGGCGTCGAAGGGCGCACGGTGAACTGGGCGGGTGTGCTGGCGCGTAAGGATGATGTGATCTCGCGGCATACGAAGGGTCTTGATTTTCTGATGAAGAAGAACAAGATCAACGCGATCAAGGGCTATGGGCGGCTGACGGGGCCGGCGAAGGATGGCGTGCACACGATTGAGGTGAAGGGTGCGGACGGCAAGACCTCGACGGTGAAGGCGAAGAAGGTGGTGCTGGCGACGGGTTCGGATGCGCGGATGCTGCCGGGGTACACGGCGGACGAGACGATCATGACGAACATCGAGATCCTGAAGACGCCGACGATGCCGAAGTCGCTGGTGGTGGTGGGCGCGGGTGCGGTGGGTGTGGAGTTTGCGTCGGTCTTCAAGAGCTTTGGGGCTGAGGTGACGGTGCTGGAGGCGCTGCCGCGGATTGTGAACGTCGAGGATGAGGACATCTCGAAGGAGCTGCTGCGGTTGTATAAGAAGCGCGGCATCGAGGTGCATGTGGGCGCGAAGGTCGACAAGATCGAGAAGAATAAGGATGGCGCGCTGGTGCACTTTACGACCTCGGATGGCAAGGGCCAGACGAAGCAGGCGGAGAAGGTGCTGGTGGCGGTGGGACGTGCTCCGCGGACGTATGACTGTGGGCTGGATAAGACGAATATCAAGCCGGATCGCGGGTTCATCGTGACGAATGAGTGGATGGAGACGACGGAGCCGGGGGTGTATGCGATCGGCGATATTGTTGCCGGGCTGCCGCAGTTGGCGCATGTGGGCGGGATGAGCGGGCTGGTGGTTGCGGCGAAGCTGGCGGGTAAGTATGCGAAGCCGGTGCGGCGTGATCGGATTCCGGGATGCACGTATACGGATCCGCAGATTGCGAGCGTGGGGCTGACGGAGACGCAGGCGAAGGCGAAGGGCTTGCAGGTAAAGGTGGGCAAGTTCCCGTTTGTGGGGAACTCGAAGGCGACGATTCTGGATGCGCATGACGGGTTCATCAAGGTGGTCGCGGATGCGAAGTATGGCGAGATTCTGGGCGTGCACATCATCGGGCCGTATGCGACGGAGATTATCGCGGAGGCTGTGACGGCGATTGAGCTGGAGGCGACGGTGGAGGAGATGATGTTTACCGTGCATGCTCATCCGACGGTGGCGGAGGCGCTGCTGGATGGGTTCTCGAGTGTGGAGGGGATGGCGGTGAATGTTTAG
- a CDS encoding carboxymuconolactone decarboxylase family protein, which produces MYDMKNLAKLKTLDTDAPEAMKAFWAFDKAALADGAIPAKYKELIAVAVALTTQCPYCLEIHSTSARKAGASEQELAEVVLVAAALRAGAAITHGTHVVR; this is translated from the coding sequence ATGTACGACATGAAGAACCTCGCCAAGCTCAAAACCCTCGACACCGACGCCCCCGAAGCCATGAAAGCCTTCTGGGCCTTCGACAAAGCCGCCCTCGCCGACGGAGCCATCCCCGCTAAGTACAAAGAGCTCATCGCCGTAGCCGTAGCCCTCACCACCCAATGCCCCTACTGCCTCGAGATCCACTCCACCAGCGCCCGCAAAGCCGGAGCCTCCGAGCAAGAGCTAGCCGAAGTCGTTCTCGTAGCCGCCGCCCTCCGCGCCGGAGCAGCCATCACCCACGGCACCCACGTCGTCCGCTAA